In Chryseobacterium gotjawalense, the following are encoded in one genomic region:
- the gldB gene encoding gliding motility lipoprotein GldB produces the protein MKFFRYLLFSVVFLTGLGSCKKDTTNIWKVDVKNPVEKVHLTDISKEFYDPNIPLETFTQKYPWFQGTVPNEDFVERRKDPEEIKVYKEAISKIDIQKLNNDLASLFSNIKNYFPDFKEPQVFVYSSALQGIMEPIFYEPKKDMLFIDITAFMGENNPNYKGLELYFQKSMNPKNIIPKVSEIFAEHFVKPNFEHQKFIDQIVYYGKLMTLQDAFLPNESDALKMNYTPEQYEWAKANEANIWNYFVENNLVFSDDQRLRERFINPAPFSKFYTEIDNESAPQIGIFTGWQICRKFYQEKPETKLVDFLKMNAQEIFNQSNYKPKN, from the coding sequence ATGAAGTTTTTTAGATATCTCTTATTTTCTGTGGTATTCCTAACAGGATTGGGTTCGTGTAAAAAAGACACCACAAATATTTGGAAAGTAGACGTGAAAAATCCAGTTGAAAAAGTACATTTGACTGATATTTCTAAAGAATTCTACGATCCCAATATTCCGCTGGAAACTTTTACCCAAAAATATCCCTGGTTTCAGGGAACTGTTCCTAATGAAGATTTTGTCGAAAGAAGAAAAGATCCAGAGGAAATTAAAGTGTACAAAGAAGCGATTTCAAAAATCGATATTCAAAAACTGAATAATGACTTGGCTTCTTTATTTTCAAACATTAAAAACTATTTCCCCGATTTTAAAGAACCTCAGGTTTTCGTGTACTCTTCAGCGTTACAAGGCATCATGGAACCCATCTTTTATGAACCAAAAAAAGACATGTTGTTCATTGATATCACCGCCTTTATGGGTGAAAATAATCCTAATTACAAAGGTTTGGAACTGTACTTTCAGAAAAGCATGAATCCAAAAAATATTATTCCGAAAGTTTCTGAAATTTTTGCGGAACACTTTGTGAAACCCAATTTTGAACATCAAAAATTCATAGACCAAATCGTATATTACGGAAAACTGATGACTTTGCAGGATGCCTTTTTACCAAACGAATCAGATGCTTTAAAAATGAATTATACGCCCGAGCAATATGAATGGGCCAAAGCCAACGAAGCAAATATTTGGAATTATTTCGTAGAGAACAACTTGGTTTTCAGCGATGACCAAAGATTACGAGAACGGTTCATCAATCCTGCGCCGTTTTCTAAATTCTACACCGAAATTGATAACGAATCTGCACCACAAATCGGAATTTTTACCGGTTGGCAGATCTGCAGAAAATTCTATCAGGAAAAACCTGAAACCAAACTGGTGGATTTTCTAAAAATGAATGCTCAGGAAATTTTTAATCAAAGTAATTACAAACCGAAAAACTAA
- a CDS encoding DUF1801 domain-containing protein encodes MKIEANSIEDYLNNVPEERKSSFRKLYETVSQNLPQGFQEELSYGMIGWNISLETYPAGYHCTPNTPLPFINLASQKNFIALYHMGIYANKDLLKWFTEEYPKYSARKLDMGKSCIRFKKTDDIPFELIAELCRKIEPQDWISTYEKLYKK; translated from the coding sequence ATGAAAATCGAGGCAAATTCTATTGAAGACTATTTAAATAACGTTCCCGAAGAAAGAAAATCTTCGTTCAGGAAACTGTATGAAACGGTGTCGCAGAATTTGCCTCAGGGTTTTCAGGAAGAATTGAGTTACGGAATGATCGGATGGAATATTTCTTTGGAAACGTATCCCGCCGGTTATCACTGTACTCCAAATACGCCGCTTCCCTTTATTAATTTGGCTTCTCAGAAAAATTTCATCGCGTTGTATCACATGGGGATTTACGCCAATAAAGATTTGCTGAAATGGTTTACGGAGGAATATCCGAAATATTCTGCAAGAAAATTAGATATGGGAAAATCGTGCATCCGTTTCAAAAAAACAGATGATATTCCATTTGAACTGATTGCGGAACTGTGTCGAAAAATAGAGCCACAGGATTGGATTTCAACCTATGAAAAACTTTATAAAAAATAA
- a CDS encoding L-threonylcarbamoyladenylate synthase produces MEQLIETLKSGGTILYPTDTIWGIGCDATNPEAINKIFEIKKREKNKSMIILVESAKRLEDLVDVPEMAWEIMDLSEKPVTLIYDDPKGLPKEILAEDGSIGIRLVNDLFLKKIITKLNKPLVSTSANFSGQKSPMKFSDISQEIIDSVDFVAEENHDKVSEYSGSSVIRIWNDGRIKVLRE; encoded by the coding sequence ATGGAACAACTCATCGAAACTTTAAAATCCGGCGGAACAATTCTTTACCCAACCGACACCATTTGGGGAATCGGCTGCGATGCTACAAACCCAGAAGCCATCAACAAAATTTTTGAAATTAAAAAGCGGGAGAAAAACAAGTCGATGATTATTCTGGTAGAATCCGCAAAGCGTTTGGAGGATTTGGTAGATGTTCCCGAAATGGCGTGGGAAATCATGGATTTGTCTGAAAAACCCGTGACTCTAATTTATGACGATCCGAAAGGTTTGCCGAAAGAAATCCTGGCGGAAGACGGAAGCATCGGAATTCGGCTGGTGAATGATTTATTTTTAAAAAAGATCATTACAAAATTAAATAAACCCTTGGTTTCTACTTCTGCCAACTTTAGCGGACAAAAATCGCCGATGAAATTCTCCGATATTTCGCAGGAAATTATTGATTCTGTTGATTTTGTAGCCGAAGAAAATCATGACAAAGTATCGGAATATTCCGGTTCGTCTGTTATCAGAATATGGAATGACGGTAGAATTAAAGTTCTCCGGGAATAA
- a CDS encoding GNAT family N-acetyltransferase → MAKIFIETPRLILREIISEDVERIFLLDSNPDVMKYIGVKPVTKLEESEETINKIRKQYLENGIARWTVIEKESNLLIGWSGLKLLTEPLNGFKNVYELGYRFLPEFWGKGYATESGKAVLEYGFDKLNLDKIYACADIQNFDSNKILKDKLGFESQGTFIDDLDNATCYWYELEKVKFNKD, encoded by the coding sequence ATGGCAAAAATATTCATTGAAACACCAAGACTCATTTTAAGAGAGATTATATCTGAAGATGTTGAAAGAATATTTTTATTGGATAGCAATCCTGATGTCATGAAATATATTGGAGTAAAACCAGTGACGAAATTGGAGGAATCTGAAGAAACCATTAATAAAATCAGAAAACAATATCTGGAAAACGGAATCGCAAGATGGACAGTGATTGAAAAAGAATCGAATCTCTTGATCGGATGGAGCGGTTTGAAATTATTAACTGAACCACTCAACGGTTTCAAAAATGTCTACGAATTAGGTTATCGTTTTTTACCAGAATTTTGGGGCAAAGGATATGCAACAGAATCTGGAAAGGCAGTTTTGGAATATGGTTTTGATAAACTGAATTTAGATAAAATTTATGCTTGTGCCGATATTCAAAACTTTGATTCCAATAAAATTCTGAAAGACAAATTGGGTTTCGAATCTCAAGGAACTTTCATTGATGATTTAGATAATGCAACGTGTTATTGGTACGAATTAGAAAAAGTGAAATTTAATAAAGATTAA
- a CDS encoding LLM class flavin-dependent oxidoreductase codes for MELGIGMFGDLAVDQNTGKYKDAGIKIREILGQIKLMDEVGIDVFAMGEHHRPDYAVSSPEMVLAAAASITKNIKLASGVTVLSSSEPVKVYEDFATLDLISDGRAEIFVGRGSFIESFPLYGYSLNDYEQLFDEKLDLLLKINSEENVTWTGKLRAPMENQTVYPRAKNNGKIPIWRAVGGTPKSVLSAAKSGMPLIVAIIGGMPVQFKNLIDFYKQEYLAAGHKESEMQIAIHSHTFVSEDQKVIDGYFQNYKSQMDRIGATRGWAPYTKMQYDGGRVKEGALFIGNTNEVSDKIAYMKELFGITRFIGHMDVGDPGNDIMMKSIELFGEKVAPIVR; via the coding sequence ATGGAATTAGGAATTGGAATGTTTGGTGATTTAGCCGTCGACCAAAACACCGGGAAATATAAAGATGCCGGAATTAAAATCCGTGAAATTTTAGGGCAGATAAAATTAATGGATGAGGTAGGAATCGATGTTTTTGCCATGGGCGAACACCACCGTCCTGATTACGCGGTTTCGTCTCCTGAAATGGTTTTAGCCGCCGCCGCAAGCATCACAAAGAATATAAAATTAGCAAGTGGAGTAACGGTTTTAAGTTCCTCCGAGCCTGTAAAAGTCTATGAGGATTTTGCAACCTTAGATTTAATTTCAGACGGAAGGGCTGAAATATTTGTAGGTCGCGGAAGTTTCATCGAATCGTTTCCATTGTATGGCTATTCTCTGAATGATTACGAACAGCTTTTCGACGAAAAATTAGATTTATTATTAAAAATAAATTCCGAAGAAAACGTTACCTGGACAGGAAAACTCCGTGCGCCAATGGAAAATCAAACCGTGTATCCGAGAGCTAAGAATAACGGAAAAATTCCAATCTGGAGAGCGGTTGGTGGAACGCCAAAATCTGTTTTAAGTGCCGCAAAATCAGGAATGCCTTTAATCGTGGCGATTATCGGTGGAATGCCGGTTCAGTTTAAAAATTTAATCGATTTTTACAAGCAGGAATATCTTGCCGCCGGTCACAAAGAGTCTGAAATGCAAATCGCGATTCATTCCCATACTTTCGTGAGTGAAGATCAGAAGGTGATTGACGGATATTTTCAAAATTATAAATCGCAAATGGATAGAATTGGCGCGACAAGAGGTTGGGCACCTTACACCAAAATGCAGTACGACGGTGGACGAGTAAAAGAGGGCGCGTTGTTTATCGGAAATACAAATGAAGTTTCTGATAAAATTGCCTACATGAAAGAGCTTTTCGGCATCACCCGATTTATCGGACACATGGATGTGGGCGATCCCGGAAATGACATCATGATGAAATCGATTGAGTTATTTGGTGAAAAAGTAGCGCCAATCGTGAGATAA
- a CDS encoding barstar family protein — protein sequence MNTVYIDFLEIGDMEDFFDQLKEKLKLPETFGDNLDALYDSITGFVELPLHIEFVNMSVEQLEDFEDLLTTLEDADEELDDFSFSYYLEQYEDQD from the coding sequence ATGAATACAGTATATATAGATTTCTTGGAAATCGGAGATATGGAAGATTTTTTCGATCAATTAAAAGAAAAATTAAAACTTCCGGAAACGTTCGGCGACAATCTGGACGCACTTTACGATTCAATAACCGGATTTGTAGAGCTTCCGCTGCATATTGAATTTGTGAATATGAGTGTAGAACAACTCGAAGATTTCGAAGATTTGCTGACTACTTTGGAAGATGCTGATGAAGAACTCGATGATTTTTCATTTTCGTATTATCTTGAACAGTATGAAGATCAGGATTAA
- a CDS encoding DinB family protein yields the protein MTDFQKYIQRYLDLIPGVNWLEELRNSGTQTLEMYESFSEEQSDYAYAEGKWSLKIVLQHLIDAERIFVYRALRFSRNDRTELPGWDEEEYAKHYFPKEKSLKNLIEEFEHLRKSTVLFFENINPKTLSQKGIANHNEISVETIGKLIVGHNIHHLNIIKERYLPNLT from the coding sequence ATGACCGACTTTCAAAAATATATCCAAAGATATCTCGATTTAATTCCGGGTGTAAACTGGCTGGAAGAATTAAGAAACTCCGGAACCCAAACTTTAGAAATGTATGAAAGTTTTTCTGAAGAACAATCGGATTATGCTTATGCAGAAGGAAAATGGAGTTTGAAAATAGTACTGCAACATCTTATCGACGCCGAAAGAATTTTCGTGTACCGTGCATTACGGTTTTCCAGAAATGACAGAACGGAATTGCCGGGTTGGGATGAAGAGGAATATGCAAAACATTATTTTCCGAAAGAAAAATCTTTAAAAAATTTAATTGAAGAATTCGAACATCTGCGCAAATCAACAGTTCTTTTCTTTGAAAATATAAATCCTAAAACTCTTTCTCAAAAAGGGATTGCAAACCATAATGAAATCTCGGTAGAAACGATTGGGAAATTAATTGTCGGACACAATATTCACCACCTCAACATTATTAAAGAAAGGTATTTACCCAATCTTACTTAA
- the nadE gene encoding NAD(+) synthase codes for MQTKKITERIVSWLKDYAEKANVKGYVIGVSGGVDSAVVSTLCAMTGLKTLLIEMPIRQNPDEVDRAWEHMEDLKNRFSNVETMSVNLTPVFEELYKTFDVKDDGFPAEKLAFANTRARLRMLTLYHYGQINGLLVCGTGNKVEDFGIGFFTKYGDGGVDVSPIADLYKTEVYALATSLDLVESIQNAIPADGLWDEARTDEQQIGATYSELEKIQKEWGTKTESDYSGRDLEVFKIFSRMNKAAQHKIQPIPVCDIPEEWRS; via the coding sequence ATGCAAACAAAAAAAATAACAGAAAGAATCGTTAGTTGGTTGAAAGATTACGCCGAAAAAGCAAACGTAAAAGGCTACGTTATCGGCGTTTCCGGCGGTGTAGATTCTGCGGTGGTTTCTACATTGTGCGCCATGACAGGATTGAAAACCCTGTTAATCGAAATGCCGATTCGCCAAAATCCAGATGAAGTAGACCGCGCCTGGGAACACATGGAAGATTTAAAAAACCGTTTCTCAAATGTAGAGACAATGTCTGTGAATCTGACTCCAGTGTTCGAAGAATTATACAAAACTTTCGATGTTAAAGATGACGGTTTTCCGGCTGAAAAACTTGCTTTTGCCAATACCCGTGCAAGATTGCGAATGTTAACTTTATATCATTACGGACAAATCAACGGGCTTCTCGTTTGCGGAACCGGAAACAAAGTAGAAGATTTCGGCATTGGATTTTTCACCAAATACGGCGATGGCGGCGTGGATGTTTCGCCGATTGCCGATTTGTATAAAACCGAAGTTTATGCTTTGGCAACATCATTGGATCTTGTAGAATCTATTCAAAATGCAATTCCTGCAGATGGATTGTGGGATGAAGCCAGAACCGATGAACAGCAAATCGGAGCGACTTATTCGGAGCTTGAAAAAATTCAGAAAGAATGGGGAACGAAAACAGAAAGTGATTATTCAGGAAGAGATCTGGAAGTTTTCAAAATTTTCAGCCGGATGAACAAAGCTGCTCAACATAAAATTCAGCCGATTCCGGTGTGCGATATTCCGGAAGAATGGCGAAGCTAA
- a CDS encoding VF530 family protein, with the protein MEQKSKDPLHGKRLDAILEELVEYYEGFEKLGEQINIKCFTDNPSIKSSLKFLRKTDWARTKVESLYLYVLRQKKKQERN; encoded by the coding sequence ATGGAACAAAAATCAAAAGATCCTCTGCACGGAAAGCGTCTCGATGCTATTTTAGAAGAATTGGTGGAATATTACGAAGGTTTTGAAAAACTCGGCGAACAGATCAATATCAAATGTTTTACCGATAACCCGAGTATTAAATCTTCTCTGAAATTTTTACGGAAAACAGATTGGGCAAGAACCAAAGTAGAAAGTCTGTATTTGTATGTTTTAAGGCAAAAGAAGAAACAGGAAAGGAATTAA
- a CDS encoding YchJ family protein, with product MNCPCCSGKSYGECCKPYHEGEKQAPTAEALMRSRFSAFAIPNGEYLMETTFPAKRKLHNKEDLQEWGEINEWTKLEIIRKPNSNQVEFKAFYTDDNGKQQVHHELSDFKQKNERWYYVKGKFFD from the coding sequence ATGAACTGTCCCTGTTGCTCTGGAAAATCCTACGGCGAATGTTGCAAACCTTACCACGAGGGAGAAAAACAGGCGCCAACTGCTGAAGCTTTGATGCGCTCCAGGTTTTCAGCCTTTGCCATTCCTAATGGAGAATATTTGATGGAAACGACTTTTCCGGCGAAAAGAAAACTTCACAACAAAGAAGATTTACAGGAATGGGGAGAAATCAATGAATGGACGAAACTAGAAATCATCCGCAAACCGAATTCCAATCAGGTCGAGTTTAAAGCCTTCTACACCGATGATAATGGAAAACAACAGGTTCATCACGAACTTTCAGATTTTAAACAAAAAAACGAACGTTGGTATTATGTGAAAGGAAAATTCTTTGATTAA
- a CDS encoding TonB-dependent receptor domain-containing protein, translated as MNIRKLSVAVLFLLSSSTIFYGQKKEKDSTQREKKIEGIALKGSLKKGSESNIISLQRKSVEVIERVGSAQLEKQGIGDAATAVTKASGTQKQEGSGQIIIRGLGDRYNGTTLNGLPIPSDNPEFKNINLEIFKTSIIEYISLDKVYNPKFSGDFGGANINIVSKEHSGKPYFKVGIGSSVNLQTFDKDNFKLQDGGPGFFGYKETTFRKGDPNVRYPFSTSWNFKNADNPFNSNMDFEGGATLGKFSIFGYAGFDNSYVYSAGKEGFYDSTGDAIKALDVDRYTYGTNSTALVNLAYKINAANKISFTSNFIHSSEQDARFFKGYMREIGTDIIINRGDNKLTSTLINQLYGNHKVTDSWTTDWGVSYNMMNSKRPDRLQNTFDANTLNLIAASTINNHRYFDELSDNTLNGFINITKQLENLKINFGYNGSYKDRQFKDTTIGLNFDIQTAVNPSNVDAFINASNNGIIRYNTFRNDSERYIPFYYNFKQNIQAGFVNFDYKFSDRLVVQLGGRFDYIDIQSKWDDAIFGKDKSNKTYNKFLPALNAKYSINDRQNLRFSASKTYTLPQAKELVPTGYYDVTTNVYGNPFLSPSDNYNVDLKWELFSKPGEVFSVTAFGKYIENPIARTTYSTAASSDMTYFNIANSGYVAGAEMEFRKDIYKAGNSKLYTFLNATYMHSEQKLKSESEFAKENGGKTIQFNGQTTDAIQGVADFLANVNLGYNQKLNSNNTVDFVVSYSYVGKNLFALGTNRVGNFYENPIHLLDANLKFNFKQIGIGITAKNLINSENKIEQVIDHVGYTNRSYTKGRQIGLNLSYQF; from the coding sequence TCTTATTATCATCCTCTACCATATTTTACGGACAAAAGAAAGAAAAGGATTCGACACAAAGAGAAAAGAAAATCGAAGGTATTGCCCTGAAAGGTTCTCTAAAAAAAGGTTCGGAAAGCAATATCATCAGTTTACAGAGAAAATCAGTTGAAGTCATAGAACGTGTAGGTTCTGCCCAACTTGAAAAACAGGGAATCGGTGATGCAGCGACTGCGGTAACTAAAGCGTCGGGTACGCAAAAACAGGAAGGAAGCGGACAGATTATTATTCGCGGTCTGGGCGACCGTTATAATGGAACTACTTTGAACGGGCTCCCAATTCCATCGGATAATCCGGAATTTAAAAACATCAATCTGGAAATTTTTAAAACTTCTATCATTGAATATATTTCTCTGGATAAAGTGTACAATCCGAAATTCTCAGGTGATTTTGGTGGGGCAAATATTAATATTGTTTCTAAAGAACATTCCGGCAAACCTTATTTTAAAGTCGGGATCGGAAGCAGTGTAAATCTACAGACTTTTGATAAAGACAATTTCAAGCTGCAAGATGGCGGACCTGGATTTTTCGGTTACAAGGAAACAACATTCAGAAAAGGGGACCCGAACGTAAGATATCCTTTCAGCACCAGCTGGAATTTTAAAAATGCTGACAATCCGTTCAATTCAAATATGGATTTTGAAGGTGGCGCAACATTGGGAAAATTTTCAATTTTCGGATATGCCGGATTTGACAATAGTTATGTTTACAGCGCAGGGAAAGAAGGATTTTACGACTCTACGGGAGATGCCATAAAAGCTTTAGATGTTGACCGGTATACTTACGGCACCAATTCCACGGCCTTGGTTAATTTGGCTTATAAAATCAATGCTGCAAATAAAATCAGTTTCACTTCAAATTTCATTCATTCTTCTGAACAGGACGCAAGGTTTTTCAAAGGCTATATGCGTGAAATCGGCACCGATATTATCATCAACAGAGGTGACAATAAACTGACGTCTACCCTAATTAATCAATTATACGGAAATCATAAAGTGACCGATTCCTGGACAACCGACTGGGGCGTGAGTTACAACATGATGAACAGCAAAAGGCCGGACCGTTTACAAAATACGTTCGATGCAAATACTTTAAATCTTATTGCTGCAAGTACCATTAATAATCACCGTTATTTCGATGAGTTATCAGACAATACGCTTAATGGATTTATAAACATTACCAAACAGTTAGAAAATCTGAAAATCAATTTCGGTTACAACGGTTCTTATAAAGACCGACAATTCAAAGATACAACGATCGGACTTAACTTCGACATCCAAACCGCTGTAAACCCCAGCAATGTAGATGCTTTCATTAATGCTTCCAACAACGGGATCATTCGGTACAATACTTTCAGAAATGACAGTGAAAGGTATATTCCTTTTTATTACAACTTTAAGCAAAATATCCAGGCTGGATTTGTAAATTTTGATTATAAATTCAGTGACCGTTTGGTTGTACAGTTAGGCGGAAGATTTGATTATATAGATATCCAAAGTAAATGGGACGACGCTATTTTTGGTAAAGACAAAAGCAATAAAACCTATAACAAATTCCTGCCTGCACTGAATGCCAAATACAGCATTAATGACCGACAAAACTTAAGATTTTCAGCGTCGAAAACTTATACGCTGCCTCAAGCCAAAGAATTGGTACCAACAGGATATTACGACGTTACCACCAATGTTTATGGTAACCCATTCCTTTCTCCTTCAGACAATTATAATGTTGATTTAAAATGGGAACTCTTCAGCAAACCAGGCGAAGTATTTTCTGTGACCGCCTTCGGAAAATATATTGAAAATCCGATCGCAAGAACAACTTATTCCACTGCGGCATCAAGTGACATGACTTACTTTAATATCGCAAATTCGGGATATGTTGCCGGTGCTGAAATGGAATTCAGAAAAGACATTTACAAAGCAGGAAATTCCAAATTATACACCTTTCTGAACGCAACTTATATGCACTCTGAACAAAAGCTGAAATCTGAATCAGAATTTGCCAAAGAAAACGGCGGAAAGACAATTCAGTTTAATGGTCAAACGACAGATGCTATACAAGGTGTTGCTGATTTTCTTGCGAATGTAAACTTGGGTTATAATCAGAAACTCAATTCAAACAACACGGTTGATTTCGTGGTTTCCTATTCTTATGTCGGCAAAAATTTGTTTGCCCTGGGAACTAACAGAGTAGGAAATTTCTACGAAAACCCGATCCATCTTCTGGATGCGAATCTGAAATTCAATTTTAAACAAATCGGAATCGGAATTACTGCGAAAAACCTGATCAACTCCGAAAACAAAATAGAACAGGTAATCGATCATGTAGGTTACACGAACAGAAGTTATACAAAAGGACGACAAATCGGTCTAAACTTATCTTATCAATTTTAA
- the gldC gene encoding gliding motility protein GldC — MKKTQITIDIELDENHVPERMTWNAEDGGVEKQETKATMISVWDDEKKEALRIDLWTKDMPVDQMKMFLHQILISMGNTYERATGEEDVAFWLEQMAEEFAQRAAIKM, encoded by the coding sequence ATGAAAAAGACCCAAATTACCATCGATATTGAATTAGACGAAAACCACGTTCCCGAACGAATGACGTGGAACGCTGAAGACGGAGGAGTTGAAAAACAGGAAACCAAAGCCACCATGATTTCTGTATGGGACGATGAAAAAAAGGAAGCCTTAAGAATCGATCTCTGGACAAAAGACATGCCGGTTGACCAGATGAAAATGTTTCTGCACCAAATCTTAATTTCTATGGGTAATACCTATGAAAGAGCGACTGGTGAAGAAGATGTTGCATTTTGGCTTGAACAAATGGCAGAAGAATTTGCACAACGTGCTGCGATAAAAATGTAA
- a CDS encoding cystathionine gamma-synthase: MNFNTKVIHGGQHNESATGSVNVPVFLTSTFAQKSPGIHSGYEYSRAANPTRQALEDSLASIENGARGLAFGSGLAAIDCVLKLLNPGDEIVAVDDLYGGTYRMFTRLFEKYQLKFTFVSFDDVSKISDVITDKTKLIWLETPTNPLMKLVDIKAVTDLVKGKDILVAVDNTFATPYLQLPLDLGADIVMHSATKYLGGHSDVIAGALIAKTAELGEKLHFIQFASGGILGPHDSYLVLRGIKTLALRVQRHSENGIEVAKYLENHPAVAQVFYPGLESHPQFDLAKKQMKDFGGMVSFTFKSGKKEDAIQFLEKVKVFTLAESLGGVESLANHPALMTHASIPAEKRAELGITDDLVRLSVGIEDKEDLIADLERAFC; encoded by the coding sequence ATGAACTTCAATACCAAAGTTATACATGGTGGCCAACACAACGAGTCAGCCACAGGATCTGTAAACGTTCCCGTATTTTTAACATCCACTTTTGCGCAAAAATCTCCGGGAATCCATTCCGGTTATGAGTATTCGCGGGCGGCAAACCCAACAAGACAAGCTTTAGAAGACAGTTTAGCTTCCATCGAAAACGGAGCGAGAGGACTGGCTTTTGGTTCCGGTTTGGCTGCGATTGACTGTGTTTTAAAATTATTAAATCCCGGTGATGAAATCGTTGCCGTAGACGATTTATATGGTGGAACGTACAGAATGTTCACCCGATTATTCGAAAAATACCAATTGAAATTTACATTTGTGAGTTTTGATGACGTTTCGAAAATCTCCGACGTAATTACGGATAAAACCAAATTAATCTGGCTTGAAACGCCTACGAATCCCTTAATGAAACTGGTAGACATCAAAGCGGTGACGGATCTGGTAAAGGGAAAAGACATTTTGGTTGCGGTCGACAATACGTTTGCTACGCCTTACCTTCAGTTGCCATTGGATTTAGGTGCAGATATCGTCATGCATTCCGCTACGAAATATTTGGGCGGACATTCTGATGTGATTGCAGGAGCACTTATTGCAAAAACTGCGGAACTCGGTGAAAAGCTCCATTTTATCCAGTTTGCGAGCGGCGGAATTCTCGGACCGCACGATTCTTATTTGGTTTTAAGAGGAATAAAAACATTGGCTTTAAGAGTTCAGAGACATTCTGAAAACGGGATTGAAGTCGCAAAATATTTAGAAAATCATCCGGCGGTAGCCCAGGTTTTTTATCCGGGATTAGAATCTCATCCGCAATTTGATTTGGCTAAAAAACAGATGAAAGATTTTGGCGGAATGGTTTCATTTACCTTTAAATCAGGAAAAAAAGAAGATGCCATCCAATTTTTAGAAAAGGTAAAAGTGTTTACTCTGGCTGAATCTTTGGGCGGTGTTGAATCTTTGGCCAATCATCCGGCTTTGATGACTCACGCTTCTATTCCTGCAGAAAAACGCGCAGAATTAGGAATCACCGACGATTTGGTGAGATTAAGCGTTGGAATTGAAGACAAAGAAGATCTGATTGCCGATTTGGAAAGAGCTTTCTGTTAA
- a CDS encoding ribonuclease domain-containing protein produces the protein MNKDKIKLVLFFIIGLLTAFLAMYLINYYKVEKKTDTDTANVEVAKENKSEPSTNFSGNIYELTGEKTVINYVKTNHQLPDYYLTKSEARKQGWIASKGNLCDVLPGKAIGGDHFSNREKKLPAGNNYFEADVNYNCANRNADRIIFTKNGEVWLTKDHYKTFERQ, from the coding sequence ATGAACAAAGACAAAATAAAACTCGTCCTCTTTTTTATCATCGGATTATTGACTGCATTTCTGGCCATGTATCTCATCAACTATTATAAAGTTGAAAAGAAAACGGACACGGACACGGCAAATGTTGAAGTTGCGAAAGAGAATAAAAGTGAACCATCAACCAATTTCTCGGGAAATATCTATGAACTCACCGGAGAAAAGACGGTTATTAATTATGTAAAAACCAATCACCAGCTTCCCGATTATTATCTGACCAAATCCGAAGCACGAAAACAAGGCTGGATCGCTTCAAAAGGAAACCTGTGCGATGTTCTTCCCGGAAAAGCCATTGGCGGAGATCATTTCAGCAACCGGGAAAAAAAACTTCCTGCCGGAAATAATTATTTCGAAGCTGATGTTAATTACAATTGCGCCAACCGAAATGCAGACCGAATTATCTTTACCAAAAACGGTGAAGTCTGGCTGACCAAAGACCATTATAAAACTTTTGAGAGACAATAA